The following are encoded together in the Nitrospiraceae bacterium genome:
- a CDS encoding MCP four helix bundle domain-containing protein, whose protein sequence is MGLSSYIRSYRPSGARIVISLLIAALGWLSGQALSQVDQDMRIMYTEYTLGAADLAHISADVIRYRNTIIRALEADNKKDFERITESLPVQRAKIQHAVDRYAAAGLRVSRSGRSEPEDIEAVRRSLDQYFSVASRTIDLLTQVWNAPLQPDREALRRKAEEHASDNGGPKMIQVSLALDRLLDTVADVAKDMRDEGTKTIQKTSVLVIGGSFFIAMLNLFLAVPRRRDRDRDDTEVHPMIEPRDVQVSLPIGNDRPNPVLRTE, encoded by the coding sequence GTGGGCCTGTCTTCATACATTCGATCGTATCGGCCAAGCGGTGCACGGATCGTCATCAGCCTGCTAATCGCCGCTCTGGGCTGGCTCAGCGGTCAAGCCCTCAGTCAAGTCGATCAAGATATGCGGATCATGTATACGGAGTATACGCTGGGTGCGGCAGACTTGGCCCACATTTCGGCTGACGTGATCCGCTATCGCAACACCATCATCCGCGCCTTAGAGGCGGATAACAAGAAGGACTTCGAGCGGATTACGGAATCCCTGCCTGTCCAGCGTGCGAAAATTCAGCATGCCGTCGACCGCTATGCAGCAGCAGGATTGCGCGTGTCCCGAAGCGGACGAAGCGAGCCCGAAGATATTGAAGCGGTACGCAGGAGTTTGGATCAGTACTTCTCCGTTGCCAGCAGGACCATTGATCTTCTGACGCAAGTATGGAATGCCCCGTTGCAACCGGATCGCGAGGCACTGCGGCGTAAAGCCGAAGAACACGCCTCTGACAATGGCGGTCCAAAAATGATTCAAGTCAGCTTGGCATTGGACCGACTGCTTGATACCGTAGCCGATGTCGCCAAAGATATGCGGGACGAAGGGACCAAGACGATTCAAAAGACGAGCGTTCTGGTCATCGGAGGAAGCTTCTTCATCGCCATGTTGAATCTCTTCCTTGCTGTGCCGCGGAGGCGGGATCGTGATCGAGATGATACGGAGGTCCACCCCATGATCGAACCTCGGGATGTTCAGGTATCACTCCCTATTGGCAACGACCGGCCCAATCCCGTCTTGCGAACGGAATGA
- a CDS encoding ATP-binding cassette domain-containing protein: MQRHAGNQPNLFQSVLGYLGVLLRLERRVLTLVVSYSLAIGLFSLIVPLTVQELVNTFAFAIQPITIVTLAGVMVAALLFVGAFRTLQYYAVEVLERRFFARVAIGMAKHLPHMQFLGFKPRYANYFMETVFMQRALSVLLVDLINVIVGGAVGMTILVFYHPYFLLYNALLLAGFNVVFLLSRGGLRATIDMSHAKYDTLHWMQEISYNLLHFKATDSQALLMQKTDDLVNKYVETRRTRFGILVRQYLGSVGWQAFAHSGLIATAGWLLSIGQLTLGQLVAAEVVVSGLLASFDEVVKRMGHIYYFLTGLTELDFLLSLPKDQESARLSVPLPDPTIHGIRVTCKDLTVEHPDMPPIFQNFDLEVTPGEKIGIYASTTAAKTGLARVLAGLENPTSGVIRYNGVDLRHLDLNSINRCRGFMIDSQLSLFEGTIEDNIVLGRSYVPYNDVRWALHITELEEDVDALPQGLKTHIRAPGRILAPTHIMRILLSRAILARPQILIFDGILHNLHPAMRETILRRLCSKDEPWSVIFVSNDPNLTPHVDRRLILE, translated from the coding sequence GTGCAGCGTCACGCGGGCAACCAGCCGAATCTCTTTCAGTCGGTCCTCGGCTACCTCGGCGTCCTTCTGCGCTTGGAACGGCGAGTTCTCACCCTCGTGGTGTCTTATTCGCTTGCCATCGGTTTGTTCTCCCTCATCGTCCCGTTGACCGTCCAGGAACTTGTCAACACCTTCGCCTTTGCTATTCAGCCCATCACGATCGTGACCCTTGCCGGTGTCATGGTGGCCGCTCTTTTATTCGTCGGAGCCTTCCGTACGTTGCAGTACTACGCAGTCGAAGTGTTGGAGCGGCGATTCTTTGCCCGCGTCGCGATCGGCATGGCGAAACACTTACCGCACATGCAGTTTTTGGGGTTCAAGCCCCGCTATGCCAACTATTTCATGGAAACCGTGTTCATGCAGCGGGCTCTTTCGGTACTCCTGGTCGATCTCATCAACGTGATCGTCGGTGGCGCCGTCGGGATGACGATCTTGGTGTTCTATCATCCCTATTTCCTCCTCTATAACGCTCTACTCCTAGCCGGTTTCAACGTCGTTTTCTTGCTGTCGCGCGGAGGACTCAGAGCCACCATCGACATGTCGCACGCCAAGTACGACACGCTGCATTGGATGCAGGAAATCTCTTACAACCTGCTTCATTTTAAGGCGACCGACAGTCAAGCCCTGCTGATGCAAAAGACCGACGACTTGGTAAACAAGTACGTCGAAACCCGTCGCACGAGATTCGGAATCCTGGTTCGCCAATATTTGGGATCGGTCGGCTGGCAAGCGTTCGCCCATAGCGGACTCATTGCGACCGCCGGATGGCTCTTGTCGATCGGTCAATTGACCTTGGGACAATTGGTCGCGGCCGAGGTTGTTGTCAGCGGACTCCTGGCAAGCTTCGACGAGGTCGTCAAGCGGATGGGGCACATCTACTACTTTCTCACCGGATTAACCGAACTCGATTTTCTCTTGTCGCTCCCGAAGGATCAAGAGTCGGCTAGGCTCTCTGTGCCACTTCCGGACCCGACGATTCACGGTATTCGCGTGACTTGCAAAGATCTGACAGTGGAACATCCCGACATGCCGCCGATCTTCCAGAACTTCGATCTCGAAGTAACCCCAGGAGAAAAAATCGGGATCTATGCGAGCACCACGGCGGCGAAGACAGGGCTCGCACGGGTTCTGGCAGGCTTGGAAAACCCAACCAGTGGTGTCATCCGGTACAACGGCGTTGATCTCCGCCATCTTGATCTCAATTCGATCAATCGGTGCCGGGGGTTCATGATCGACTCCCAACTCTCCTTGTTCGAGGGCACGATTGAGGATAATATCGTGTTGGGACGCTCCTATGTCCCCTACAATGATGTGCGGTGGGCCTTACACATCACCGAGCTTGAGGAGGACGTCGACGCGCTTCCCCAGGGGTTGAAGACTCATATTCGGGCTCCTGGTAGGATCCTCGCTCCGACGCATATCATGCGCATCCTCTTGTCACGGGCCATCCTGGCGCGGCCACAGATTCTCATTTTCGACGGAATCCTGCACAACCTGCATCCTGCCATGCGCGAAACGATTCTGCGTCGGCTCTGTTCCAAGGACGAACCCTGGTCCGTTATCTTCGTGTCGAACGATCCGAATTTGACGCCTCACGTTGATCGCCGATTGATCCTCGAGTGA